In a genomic window of Meriones unguiculatus strain TT.TT164.6M chromosome 8, Bangor_MerUng_6.1, whole genome shotgun sequence:
- the Zftraf1 gene encoding zinc finger TRAF-type-containing protein 1 isoform X2 — protein MVSKPRSEWSTVLSHLVLAGVSLHAAVSSVQSSRGAAAGFLLQTFAAIAMVAPGLNTQEDCLAGAWVATVIGLPLLAFDFHWVNGDHSSANLLLGGGMVLAVAGDRLGPEGCSVAGQAVLLVVAVTILIVAVFTANTYGMWGGAMLGVAGLLSRLEEDRLLLLPKEDVCRWALVAGSWAYCRALHTQRLQWE, from the exons ATGGTCTCCAAACCCAGGAGTGAATGGAGCACTGTCCTGTCCCACCTGGTGCTGGCAGGGGTGTCTCTGCATGCGGCGGTGAGCTCTGTACAG TCCAGTCGAGGAGCTGCTGCTGGCTTTCTGCTCCAGACCTTTGCTGCCATCGCTATGGTGGCCCCAGGGCTGAACACACAGGAAGACTGTCTTGCTGGAGCTTGGGTTGCCACAGTCATAGGTCTGCCTCTTCTGGCGTTCGATTTTCACTGGGTGAATGGGGACCACTCCTCTGCCAACCTGCTTCTCGGAGGAGGCATGGTGCTGGCAGTAGCTGGTGACCGCCTCGGCCCTGAAGGCTGCTCTGTAGCCGGACAGGCAGTACTGCTGGTGGTTGCGGTGACCATCCTTATCGTAGCTGTTTTCACAGCCAACACTTATGGCATGTGGGGGGGTGCCATGCTGGGTGTGGCAGGTCTCTTAAGCCGGCTGGAAGAGGACAGGCTGCTACTGCTGCCCAAGGAGGACGTCTGTCGTTGGGCCCTAGTTGCAGGCAGTTGGGCCTATTGCCGGGCCCTCCACACACAGCGCCTGCAGTGGGAGTGA
- the Zftraf1 gene encoding zinc finger TRAF-type-containing protein 1 isoform X3: protein MVSKPRSEWSTVLSHLVLAGVSLHAAVSSVQCTNGHLMCAGCFIHLLADARLKEEQATCPNCRCEISKSLCCRNLAVEKAVSELPSECGFCLRQFPRSLLERHQKEECQDRVTQCKYKRIGCPWHGPFHELTVHEAACAHPTKTGNELMEILDEMDQSHRKEMQLYNSIFSLLSFEKIGYTEVQFRPYRTDDFITRLYYETPRFTVLNQTWVLKARVNDSERNPNLSCKRTLSFQLLLKSKVTAPLECSFLLLKGPYDDVRISPVIYHFVFTNESNETDYVPLPIIDSVECNKLLAAKNINLRLFLFQIQK, encoded by the exons ATGGTCTCCAAACCCAGGAGTGAATGGAGCACTGTCCTGTCCCACCTGGTGCTGGCAGGGGTGTCTCTGCATGCGGCGGTGAGCTCTGTACAG TGCACTAACGGTCACTTGATGTGCGCTGGCTGTTTTATCCACCTACTAGCAGATGCCCGGCTGAAGGAGGAGCAGGCCACGTGTCCCAACTGTCGCTGTGAGATCAGTAAGAGCCTCTGCTGCCGGAACCTGGCTGTGGAGAAAGCTGTGAGCGAGCTGCCTTCAGAGTGTGGCTTCTGTCTGCGTCAGTTCCCTCGCTCCCTCCTAGAGAGGCACCAGAAAGAGGAATGCCAGGACAG GGTGACACAGTGCAAGTACAAGCGTATTGGCTGCCCATGGCATGGCCCTTTCCATGAGCTGACAGTGCACGAAGCTGCATGTGCCCACCCAACCAAGACAGGCAATGAGCTGATGGAGATCCTGGATGAGATGGACCAGAGCCACCGCAAGGAGATGCAGCTCTACAACAGCATCTTCAGCCTGCTCAGCTTTGAAAAGATCGGGTACACAG AGGTTCAGTTCCGGCCTTATCGCACTGATGACTTCATCACACGCCTGTACTATGAAACACCACGGTTCACAGTATTGAACCAGACATGGGTCCTGAAGGCTCGTGTGAATGACTCGGAGCGCAACCCCAACCTGTCATGCAAGCGCACACTTTCCTTCCAGCTACTCCTCAAGAGCAAAGTCACAGCGCCCCTGGAATGCTCTTTCCTTCTGCTCAAGGGGCCGTACGATGATGTGAGGATCAGTCCTGTCATCTACCACTTTGTCTTCACCAATGAGAGCAACGAGACAGACTATGTGCCGCTGCCCATCATCGACTCCGTGGAGTGCAACAAGCTGCTGGCCGCCAAGAACATTAACCTGCGGCTCTTCCTGTTCCAGATACAGAAGTAG
- the Zftraf1 gene encoding zinc finger TRAF-type-containing protein 1 isoform X1, with the protein MSGAEEAGGGGPAAGPAGAVPVGVGAGPGAAAGPAAAALGEAAGPGIPDEAGLAGARQLQEAAGDPDAPPKKRLRAAEAAEAAAAAVAAGSGKLEERLYSVLCCTVCLDLPKASVYQCTNGHLMCAGCFIHLLADARLKEEQATCPNCRCEISKSLCCRNLAVEKAVSELPSECGFCLRQFPRSLLERHQKEECQDRVTQCKYKRIGCPWHGPFHELTVHEAACAHPTKTGNELMEILDEMDQSHRKEMQLYNSIFSLLSFEKIGYTEVQFRPYRTDDFITRLYYETPRFTVLNQTWVLKARVNDSERNPNLSCKRTLSFQLLLKSKVTAPLECSFLLLKGPYDDVRISPVIYHFVFTNESNETDYVPLPIIDSVECNKLLAAKNINLRLFLFQIQK; encoded by the exons ATGTCCGGCGCCGAGGAGGCCGGCGGGGGTGGTCCGGCTGCGGGGCCCGCGGGTGCCGTGCCGGTCGGGGTAGGGGCCGGGCCTGGGGCTGCTGCGGGGCCGGCTGCGGCGGCTCTAGGCGAAGCTGCGGGGCCCGGGATCCCGGACGAGGCGGGCCTGGCCGGTGCTCGGCAGCTGCAAGAGGCGGCGGGCGACCCCGACGCGCCGCCCAAGAAGCGGCTGCGGGCGGCCGAGGCGgccgaggcggcggcggcggcggtggcagCGGGCAGCGGAAAGCTGGAGGAGCGGCTCTACTCGGTGTTGTGCTGCACCGTGTGCCTGGACCTGCCCAAGGCTTCTGTGTACCAG TGCACTAACGGTCACTTGATGTGCGCTGGCTGTTTTATCCACCTACTAGCAGATGCCCGGCTGAAGGAGGAGCAGGCCACGTGTCCCAACTGTCGCTGTGAGATCAGTAAGAGCCTCTGCTGCCGGAACCTGGCTGTGGAGAAAGCTGTGAGCGAGCTGCCTTCAGAGTGTGGCTTCTGTCTGCGTCAGTTCCCTCGCTCCCTCCTAGAGAGGCACCAGAAAGAGGAATGCCAGGACAG GGTGACACAGTGCAAGTACAAGCGTATTGGCTGCCCATGGCATGGCCCTTTCCATGAGCTGACAGTGCACGAAGCTGCATGTGCCCACCCAACCAAGACAGGCAATGAGCTGATGGAGATCCTGGATGAGATGGACCAGAGCCACCGCAAGGAGATGCAGCTCTACAACAGCATCTTCAGCCTGCTCAGCTTTGAAAAGATCGGGTACACAG AGGTTCAGTTCCGGCCTTATCGCACTGATGACTTCATCACACGCCTGTACTATGAAACACCACGGTTCACAGTATTGAACCAGACATGGGTCCTGAAGGCTCGTGTGAATGACTCGGAGCGCAACCCCAACCTGTCATGCAAGCGCACACTTTCCTTCCAGCTACTCCTCAAGAGCAAAGTCACAGCGCCCCTGGAATGCTCTTTCCTTCTGCTCAAGGGGCCGTACGATGATGTGAGGATCAGTCCTGTCATCTACCACTTTGTCTTCACCAATGAGAGCAACGAGACAGACTATGTGCCGCTGCCCATCATCGACTCCGTGGAGTGCAACAAGCTGCTGGCCGCCAAGAACATTAACCTGCGGCTCTTCCTGTTCCAGATACAGAAGTAG